One Nostoc sp. UHCC 0302 DNA window includes the following coding sequences:
- a CDS encoding type II toxin-antitoxin system YafQ family toxin yields MEISFSSSFRRAFKKRIKGNVDIEAKFWQRVEQFKTDPFEQSLKTHKLSGKLKELWSFSVDYDARVLFYFTEEGNAVFVDIGSHDEVY; encoded by the coding sequence GTGGAAATCAGTTTCAGTTCCTCATTCAGACGTGCTTTCAAAAAACGAATTAAGGGAAATGTAGATATAGAAGCAAAGTTCTGGCAAAGGGTGGAGCAGTTTAAAACAGACCCATTTGAACAGAGCTTGAAAACTCACAAATTGTCAGGCAAACTCAAGGAATTATGGAGTTTCAGTGTAGATTATGACGCAAGAGTGTTATTTTACTTCACTGAGGAGGGAAATGCTGTGTTTGTTGATATTGGTAGTCATGATGAGGTGTACTAA